The proteins below are encoded in one region of Methanosarcina barkeri 3:
- a CDS encoding biotin transporter BioY yields the protein MMVFASLFAALTAVGAYIQIPIPFSPLPVTLQVFFVLLAGSMLKSKWGGLSIIVYTLLGIAGLPVFAGGSSGMGVLFGPTGGYIIGFILAAYTVGKLSEKAENASKPGLLINVINMSAGVLVIYTCGFIQLMFMSEIGPGTALVLGVVPFLPGEIVKTGVAAYIASTYKL from the coding sequence ATGATGGTTTTCGCATCTCTTTTTGCAGCCCTGACCGCAGTAGGAGCTTACATACAGATCCCTATACCTTTCTCTCCACTTCCTGTTACACTGCAGGTTTTCTTTGTCCTGCTTGCCGGAAGCATGCTGAAAAGCAAATGGGGAGGCTTGAGTATAATAGTATATACCCTGCTTGGTATTGCAGGACTTCCTGTATTTGCAGGAGGTAGTTCCGGAATGGGCGTACTTTTTGGGCCAACAGGCGGGTACATAATCGGTTTCATTCTGGCGGCTTATACTGTGGGAAAACTCTCCGAAAAGGCTGAAAACGCTAGCAAGCCCGGCCTCTTGATTAATGTCATTAATATGAGCGCAGGAGTCCTGGTTATCTATACCTGCGGATTTATTCAATTAATGTTTATGTCTGAAATCGGGCCTGGAACAGCCCTTGTTCTTGGCGTCGTTCCTTTTCTGCCTGGAGAAATTGTAAAAACTGGAGTTGCCGCATATATTGCTTCAACTTACAAGCTCTAA
- a CDS encoding SO_0444 family Cu/Zn efflux transporter: protein MNFEFLNTFLAFLLGVLLESWNIFVETAPYLIFGLGIAGLLNVLVPDQKIVDYLGASAGKVRSVVNAALAGLPLPLCSCGVVPTAMSIRKRGANRGATLSFLISTPETGVDSIAVSYALLDPLMAVFRPLAALVTAVLVGLADNFLIGEHSEKMNIKKPENYGKKAGVLAVSTFIGTPLQEKTCSSSSCSCHKPADSGSEKIESIGTMTRAIDVKPSGSKLLKINNNSENIQRLSMVSSDFRKEVSSCGCQECGYEEQELGKDGKYKKFGKEGINLEPGKEGINLEPGEDRKNKESIKSTLIKGVKYAYIELPAEISKWMLIGIFFAGIISYAIPENLIQNYLGGGFSSMLVMLLVGIPLYICATASTPLAASLISKGMSPGTAFVFLLAGPATNAATITMVARFLGKRSAALYLGMISLCALGAGFLLDWFYLKLGINAVATVGTAKELLPEDLKLGFAFFLLPLMLYGIFRSKNECGCSECH, encoded by the coding sequence ATGAACTTTGAATTTTTAAACACTTTTCTGGCTTTTCTTTTAGGAGTTCTCCTGGAATCCTGGAACATCTTCGTAGAAACGGCTCCTTATCTGATTTTCGGCCTGGGTATTGCAGGTCTTCTCAATGTCCTGGTGCCTGACCAGAAGATCGTGGATTATCTTGGAGCGTCGGCAGGAAAAGTTCGCTCTGTTGTCAATGCAGCCCTTGCAGGCCTTCCCTTACCGCTCTGCTCCTGTGGGGTGGTTCCTACTGCTATGTCAATCAGAAAAAGGGGAGCTAATAGGGGAGCAACCCTTTCCTTCCTCATCTCGACTCCTGAGACAGGAGTAGACTCTATAGCAGTTAGTTACGCTCTCCTGGATCCTCTGATGGCAGTTTTCCGTCCACTTGCTGCCCTTGTGACCGCTGTCCTTGTAGGGCTTGCAGATAACTTTTTGATCGGGGAACATTCGGAAAAGATGAATATAAAAAAACCGGAAAATTACGGGAAAAAAGCAGGAGTTCTTGCAGTTTCAACCTTTATCGGTACCCCTTTACAGGAGAAAACGTGCAGCTCTTCCTCTTGCAGTTGCCATAAGCCAGCAGATTCCGGTAGCGAAAAAATTGAGTCTATAGGCACTATGACTAGGGCCATAGATGTAAAGCCTTCAGGATCAAAGCTTCTGAAAATCAATAATAACTCTGAAAACATCCAGAGGCTTTCCATGGTAAGTTCGGACTTCCGAAAAGAGGTTTCTTCCTGTGGATGTCAGGAATGCGGGTATGAAGAACAAGAATTGGGAAAAGATGGGAAATATAAAAAATTCGGAAAAGAAGGGATAAATCTGGAACCCGGAAAAGAAGGGATAAATCTAGAGCCTGGAGAAGATAGAAAAAATAAGGAGTCGATAAAATCTACACTGATTAAAGGAGTTAAGTATGCTTATATCGAGCTGCCAGCCGAGATCTCCAAATGGATGCTCATCGGAATCTTTTTTGCAGGAATAATTTCCTATGCAATTCCCGAAAATCTGATTCAGAATTATCTGGGAGGCGGCTTTAGCTCAATGCTGGTCATGCTCTTAGTGGGAATTCCGCTTTATATCTGTGCAACAGCTTCTACTCCTCTTGCCGCAAGCCTCATATCCAAGGGCATGAGTCCGGGTACAGCTTTTGTCTTTCTACTTGCAGGCCCGGCAACTAATGCAGCAACCATAACGATGGTTGCGCGTTTTCTTGGTAAACGTTCGGCAGCTCTATATCTTGGGATGATTTCCCTCTGTGCACTTGGGGCAGGTTTCCTGCTGGACTGGTTTTATCTAAAACTCGGGATTAATGCAGTAGCAACTGTAGGGACTGCAAAAGAGCTGCTTCCCGAAGATCTAAAGTTAGGTTTTGCATTTTTCCTTCTCCCCTTGATGTTATATGGAATTTTCCGCAGTAAAAATGAATGCGGCTGCTCGGAATGCCACTGA
- a CDS encoding energy-coupling factor transporter ATPase, giving the protein MIRLEKVSYSYPDGTPALKNLNLVIKKGEFIGVIGKNGSGKSTLALQLSGLLKPQAGKVMIRGMDTRDPSKLPEIRKFVGIVFQNPETQFVGRTVEEDLAFGPENLCFSPMEIRKCVDMALAETGLEKYRHRSPKTLSGGQGQCVALAGVLAMRPECLIFDEVTSMLDPESGISVLEIIKKLHGKGKTIIYITHNLEELHDADRIIVMEKGKIMLEGEPESIFSDISLEALGLDLPSLIELAETLKTHGVIIPWEKTASPQSFAEEICQLFLKT; this is encoded by the coding sequence ATGATCAGGCTTGAAAAAGTGAGTTACAGTTATCCTGATGGTACTCCTGCGCTTAAGAACCTAAATCTGGTTATAAAAAAAGGGGAATTCATAGGGGTAATCGGAAAAAATGGCAGTGGAAAATCCACACTTGCTCTTCAATTAAGTGGGCTCCTGAAACCACAGGCTGGCAAGGTAATGATAAGGGGAATGGACACCCGCGATCCCTCAAAACTTCCAGAAATCCGAAAGTTCGTAGGTATCGTGTTCCAGAATCCTGAAACTCAATTTGTAGGCCGGACAGTCGAAGAAGATCTGGCTTTTGGCCCAGAAAATCTTTGCTTTTCCCCCATGGAAATCAGAAAGTGTGTTGATATGGCACTTGCCGAAACCGGTCTTGAGAAGTACAGGCATCGTTCTCCGAAAACTTTGAGTGGAGGACAGGGACAGTGTGTAGCCCTGGCAGGGGTTCTTGCAATGAGGCCTGAATGTCTCATCTTTGATGAGGTAACTTCCATGCTTGACCCTGAATCCGGAATTTCTGTCCTGGAAATTATAAAAAAGCTGCACGGGAAAGGAAAGACCATTATATATATCACTCACAATCTCGAAGAACTTCATGACGCAGACCGAATTATTGTCATGGAAAAAGGGAAAATAATGCTTGAAGGCGAGCCGGAAAGCATTTTTTCCGATATTTCCCTCGAGGCCCTTGGACTTGACCTGCCTTCCCTGATAGAGCTAGCAGAGACCCTGAAAACACATGGAGTAATAATTCCCTGGGAAAAAACCGCTTCCCCCCAGAGCTTTGCAGAGGAAATATGCCAATTATTCTTGAAAACGTAA
- a CDS encoding ATP-binding cassette domain-containing protein: MPIILENVSFSYSKKTPLETSALREINLRIEKGEFVGILGEKGAGKSTLIKLFNGIFKPETGIVRVDGLDPSSREAKRKIGMVFQQAADQLFCKTVYEEIAFGPLNFGYSKKETEQRVYEAIEAVSLDQTELSRDPFNLSGGEMQRVALASALALRPDYLVLDEPITGLDPIGKKDILKTLYRIKEKGTAVITVTHNLKGFFPLLEKIVLLREGRIAFQGSRESYLKKGFEPLPPIASMMKELGARGLPVNLTVFTVEDALEEIMRLKSILGRDNNENK, from the coding sequence ATGCCAATTATTCTTGAAAACGTAAGCTTTTCCTACTCCAAAAAGACTCCTCTAGAAACCTCCGCTTTGAGAGAAATTAACCTGCGGATAGAAAAAGGAGAGTTTGTAGGAATACTGGGGGAAAAAGGCGCAGGGAAATCTACCCTAATAAAACTTTTCAACGGAATTTTTAAGCCGGAAACCGGAATCGTTCGTGTGGATGGTCTTGATCCTTCTTCAAGAGAAGCAAAACGTAAGATAGGGATGGTTTTCCAACAAGCTGCTGATCAACTCTTTTGTAAAACTGTGTACGAGGAAATAGCTTTTGGGCCCCTGAATTTTGGGTACTCAAAAAAAGAAACCGAGCAAAGGGTATATGAGGCAATTGAAGCTGTTTCTCTTGACCAGACCGAGCTTTCTCGAGACCCTTTCAATCTGAGTGGAGGGGAAATGCAAAGAGTTGCTCTTGCAAGTGCTCTTGCCCTCAGGCCAGACTATCTGGTACTCGATGAACCCATAACAGGGCTTGACCCGATTGGGAAAAAGGACATTCTTAAGACACTTTACAGAATAAAAGAAAAGGGTACTGCAGTCATAACTGTAACCCATAATCTTAAAGGATTCTTCCCCTTGCTGGAAAAGATAGTTCTCCTAAGGGAAGGAAGAATAGCTTTTCAGGGAAGCCGGGAAAGCTACCTCAAAAAGGGGTTCGAGCCTCTTCCGCCTATAGCTTCCATGATGAAAGAACTCGGAGCAAGAGGACTGCCAGTAAACCTTACAGTCTTCACGGTTGAAGACGCTCTTGAAGAGATTATGAGATTAAAATCGATTCTTGGAAGAGACAATAATGAGAATAAATAG
- a CDS encoding energy-coupling factor transporter transmembrane protein EcfT, which produces MQEPVFSYVPGASVIHRLDPRTKVTTVMLLGILTFRVDNFAGIVALFAFFFVLALLSGLPIKIFLRAVRPMMLFIFFIFLTQMFFTDGRPFASYWILQPSLEGLEKGLKLAARFIFLLLFAALLTASTDPSAITCGVERMVRPLPLRWLGISSFELATMMNISIAFFPLLFERVERTKAAQTARGMDFVKNPFRSIPALAVPLLRGVIRDAEELALAMEGRGYQGNQRTSIHELSMQKNDWEAFFILVLFILFILIL; this is translated from the coding sequence ATGCAGGAACCTGTCTTCAGTTACGTGCCCGGGGCTTCCGTTATCCACAGGCTTGACCCCAGGACAAAAGTTACAACCGTAATGCTGCTCGGAATTCTGACATTCAGGGTTGATAATTTTGCAGGAATAGTGGCTCTTTTCGCATTTTTCTTTGTCCTCGCTTTGCTTTCAGGACTGCCAATAAAAATATTTCTCAGAGCAGTAAGGCCTATGATGCTGTTTATATTTTTTATCTTTCTTACGCAGATGTTTTTTACTGATGGAAGGCCCTTTGCTTCTTACTGGATTCTGCAGCCAAGTCTGGAAGGGCTGGAAAAAGGACTCAAACTTGCTGCCCGATTTATATTCCTTTTGCTTTTCGCAGCCCTCCTGACAGCCAGCACCGATCCGTCTGCAATTACCTGCGGTGTAGAAAGGATGGTAAGGCCTTTGCCATTGCGCTGGCTGGGGATTAGCTCTTTTGAACTTGCCACAATGATGAACATATCTATAGCATTTTTCCCCCTTCTGTTCGAGAGGGTAGAGCGGACAAAAGCGGCTCAGACTGCAAGAGGAATGGACTTCGTAAAAAATCCTTTCCGTTCAATTCCTGCACTTGCAGTTCCTTTGCTAAGAGGCGTAATTCGGGACGCAGAAGAATTGGCCCTTGCGATGGAGGGCAGAGGTTATCAGGGAAATCAAAGGACATCAATACACGAGCTTTCCATGCAGAAAAATGATTGGGAAGCCTTTTTTATACTCGTACTTTTTATTCTCTTTATTCTAATTCTCTGA
- a CDS encoding molybdopterin biosynthesis protein, translating to MKRKEFRKLISVEKAREIMNNLQVFPRPESLALENAYGEILAGDIVTEINVPSFPRAVMDGYAVRAEDTYACSETRPVELKLLGNLPAGSDAKFKVSTGEAVEVSTGSPIPEGANAVVMVEYSSEGDGTVSIYSPVTVGENTMKAGSDIRKGERVLRAGRKLGTREIGVLASIGKKDVPVLKLQVGIISTGDELVQPGEKLTSGKIYDANSYTLYAGIRECGAFPLLYGIVKDNETAMKKTLETAVSECALILTSGSTSSGAGDIMYRLIDEIGETLAHGISIKPGKPVVIGIIQGVPIIGLPGNPTSALMIFNEFVAPMLRKALGEDKSLKKTENGIMGTRFRSEGRQQLLPVGLIRGMVYPADRGSGAITSLSGADGFIKIPSSTEFIEAGTPVEVTLFGEVEKPDLLIAGGFCPGLDLLEDLSGLYFRTLFTSSSGGFSAIASNTADIAGVNMPSSDPRGQDGILYNVPTVENMGLSGTVLVKGYRREVGLIVRQGSLVSGISDLPGKHLINRNRGSGARALLDLKIAEFIAGKGISKKEFIDSIPGYASGAKSEVAVCEAVASGKAEVGVGIRNCTEKNGLHFIKFAEEEYDFLIRKEILETFEVRKFLETLTSTEFASKLTSGLHVYERTGEIISFE from the coding sequence ATGAAACGCAAAGAATTTCGGAAACTTATCTCTGTAGAGAAAGCACGTGAAATAATGAACAACCTGCAAGTTTTTCCCAGACCGGAAAGCTTAGCCCTTGAAAACGCTTACGGTGAAATCCTTGCCGGGGATATTGTTACCGAAATTAATGTTCCTTCTTTTCCAAGAGCTGTAATGGATGGTTATGCAGTCAGGGCAGAGGATACGTATGCATGCAGTGAAACCAGGCCTGTAGAACTCAAACTCCTGGGAAACCTTCCAGCAGGCTCGGATGCAAAATTCAAGGTTTCGACAGGGGAAGCCGTAGAAGTATCTACCGGATCTCCGATTCCTGAAGGCGCAAACGCTGTGGTCATGGTTGAATATAGCTCTGAAGGAGACGGAACAGTATCGATTTACAGTCCTGTAACTGTGGGAGAAAATACCATGAAAGCCGGTTCTGACATACGGAAGGGAGAACGTGTGCTCAGGGCAGGACGAAAGCTCGGAACCAGAGAAATAGGAGTGCTTGCTTCTATCGGAAAAAAGGATGTGCCTGTTCTAAAATTACAGGTTGGGATAATCTCAACAGGAGACGAGCTTGTGCAACCCGGAGAAAAACTTACTTCCGGGAAGATATATGACGCAAATTCTTACACCTTATATGCCGGCATACGTGAATGTGGAGCCTTCCCTCTGCTTTACGGGATTGTGAAAGATAATGAGACCGCAATGAAAAAAACACTTGAAACTGCGGTTTCGGAGTGTGCCCTTATCCTGACTTCCGGCAGCACATCATCGGGGGCAGGAGACATTATGTACAGGCTCATTGACGAGATCGGAGAGACTCTTGCACACGGAATAAGTATAAAACCTGGAAAACCTGTGGTTATTGGAATAATACAAGGGGTTCCCATAATAGGGCTGCCCGGAAACCCTACATCTGCATTGATGATTTTTAACGAGTTCGTGGCTCCCATGCTCAGAAAAGCCCTTGGAGAAGATAAATCACTTAAAAAAACGGAGAATGGAATTATGGGCACACGTTTCCGTTCAGAAGGAAGGCAGCAACTTCTCCCAGTAGGCCTGATCCGGGGGATGGTTTATCCTGCAGACAGAGGCTCAGGTGCCATAACCTCGCTTTCCGGAGCAGATGGCTTTATTAAAATTCCATCCAGTACAGAGTTTATTGAAGCGGGAACTCCTGTAGAAGTGACTCTTTTTGGGGAGGTTGAAAAACCTGACCTTCTGATAGCAGGTGGCTTCTGTCCTGGCCTTGATCTGCTTGAAGACCTTAGTGGACTTTATTTCAGGACCCTTTTCACAAGTTCAAGCGGGGGCTTCAGCGCAATTGCCTCAAACACAGCCGATATTGCAGGTGTGAATATGCCGTCAAGTGACCCAAGAGGACAGGACGGAATCCTGTATAACGTTCCTACAGTCGAGAATATGGGACTTTCAGGGACTGTTCTTGTCAAAGGTTACAGGCGTGAAGTCGGACTTATTGTCAGGCAGGGTAGCCTGGTCTCTGGAATCTCGGACCTTCCTGGAAAGCACCTTATTAACAGAAATCGGGGTTCAGGTGCAAGAGCTTTATTAGACCTGAAAATTGCAGAATTTATAGCTGGAAAAGGAATTAGTAAAAAAGAGTTTATAGATTCGATTCCTGGCTATGCATCCGGAGCGAAGTCGGAGGTAGCTGTATGTGAGGCAGTTGCCTCAGGAAAGGCCGAAGTAGGGGTGGGAATAAGGAACTGTACCGAAAAGAACGGTCTCCACTTTATAAAATTTGCAGAAGAAGAATACGATTTCCTTATAAGGAAGGAAATTCTGGAAACTTTCGAAGTCCGCAAATTTTTAGAAACTCTTACCTCCACAGAATTCGCTTCAAAGCTTACCTCCGGGCTGCACGTTTATGAGAGAACAGGAGAAATAATCTCCTTCGAATGA
- a CDS encoding metal-dependent transcriptional regulator produces MHIDRFEEYLETILYLIRKNQSPAKTKQISEELNVSPPSVTEMVKKLHSSGLVEYTPYQGVELTKKGTDQAIKIKRKHQVLETFLVDVLDFDRKEAHKEACELEHAVSDAVLEKIYEFLGCPEYCPDGNPINIDKNNIRQEESFIPLDEMEEGSSGKVARVTLPRETKERLTSLGILTGEDIEIRRKQKQGCISVIVVGSEIALGRDIAKKIFIAPKSKKV; encoded by the coding sequence ATGCATATAGATCGATTTGAAGAATATCTTGAAACTATTCTCTATCTCATTAGAAAAAATCAGAGCCCTGCAAAGACAAAACAGATCTCTGAAGAACTCAATGTATCTCCGCCGAGCGTGACGGAAATGGTAAAAAAGTTACATTCTTCAGGGCTTGTAGAGTATACACCTTATCAGGGAGTTGAATTGACAAAGAAAGGAACTGATCAGGCTATCAAGATCAAAAGAAAACACCAGGTACTTGAAACCTTCCTGGTTGATGTCCTTGATTTTGATAGGAAGGAAGCCCATAAAGAAGCCTGTGAACTTGAGCATGCAGTCTCGGATGCCGTACTTGAAAAGATCTACGAATTTCTGGGATGCCCCGAATATTGCCCTGACGGGAATCCTATCAATATTGATAAAAATAATATAAGGCAAGAGGAAAGTTTTATCCCGCTTGATGAAATGGAAGAAGGTAGTTCAGGCAAAGTTGCCAGAGTGACCCTTCCAAGAGAGACAAAAGAGCGTTTGACTTCCCTTGGTATTCTTACAGGAGAAGATATCGAGATTAGGAGAAAGCAGAAACAGGGCTGTATCTCGGTTATAGTGGTAGGATCAGAAATAGCTCTCGGAAGGGACATTGCAAAGAAAATATTCATAGCTCCAAAAAGCAAAAAAGTGTAA
- the ilvE gene encoding branched-chain-amino-acid transaminase produces the protein MSELLIYLDGKFVPKSEAKVSVYDHGFLYGDGVFEGIRAYNGRVFKLKEHVDRLYDSAKAIAMDIPLTKEEMSEAILETLRKNNLKDAYIRPIVSRGVGDLGLDPRNCGKPCVVVIAQGWGAMYGDLYEVGLKAVSVCVRRNAPDALSPNIKSLNYLNNILAKIEANEKGGDEAIFLDQNGFVCEGSGDNIFIVKNNKVLTPFTISNLKGVTRATAIELLDEMGCKVTESNLGLFDLYTADEVFVTGTAAEAAPITRLDGRIIGTGKPGPMTMKMVEAFEKITQSTGTPIYK, from the coding sequence ATGAGTGAGTTATTGATCTATTTGGATGGGAAGTTTGTTCCCAAATCCGAAGCCAAAGTTTCGGTCTATGACCATGGTTTCCTCTACGGCGACGGTGTTTTTGAAGGAATAAGGGCATACAACGGCCGTGTCTTTAAGTTAAAAGAGCATGTTGACAGGCTTTATGACTCGGCAAAAGCAATTGCAATGGATATTCCCCTTACAAAAGAAGAAATGAGCGAAGCAATACTTGAGACCCTCAGAAAAAATAACCTCAAAGATGCTTATATACGCCCTATTGTTTCAAGGGGAGTTGGAGATCTCGGACTTGATCCCCGCAATTGTGGGAAGCCCTGCGTGGTTGTCATAGCCCAGGGTTGGGGTGCCATGTACGGCGACCTGTATGAAGTCGGGCTGAAAGCTGTCAGTGTCTGTGTCCGGAGAAATGCCCCTGATGCCCTATCCCCTAATATTAAGTCTCTGAACTACCTGAATAACATCCTGGCAAAGATTGAAGCCAATGAAAAAGGAGGAGATGAAGCCATTTTCCTGGATCAGAACGGCTTTGTCTGTGAGGGTTCCGGGGACAATATCTTCATAGTCAAGAACAATAAGGTTCTTACTCCCTTTACGATCAGCAATTTAAAAGGGGTTACCAGAGCCACAGCTATTGAACTTCTGGATGAGATGGGATGCAAAGTTACCGAATCAAATCTTGGCCTGTTTGACCTTTACACAGCTGATGAAGTTTTTGTCACGGGCACTGCAGCTGAAGCTGCTCCTATAACCAGACTTGACGGAAGGATTATAGGCACAGGCAAACCCGGGCCCATGACGATGAAGATGGTTGAAGCTTTTGAGAAAATAACTCAGAGTACGGGCACACCAATTTATAAATAA
- a CDS encoding helix-turn-helix transcriptional regulator, translated as MHDNCERVDSIQLEKLLQKVPDPESITRMAAVFQALQSDTRLKILFLLKQKEMCVCELEQALSVTQSAVSHGLRTLRQLDLVRVRREGKFTIYYIADEHVSILIEMCLEHVEEKA; from the coding sequence ATGCATGACAACTGTGAACGAGTTGACTCAATACAGCTAGAAAAATTGTTACAAAAAGTTCCGGACCCCGAAAGTATCACGCGGATGGCTGCAGTTTTTCAGGCACTCCAGTCTGATACTCGTCTTAAGATCCTTTTCTTATTAAAGCAAAAGGAGATGTGCGTCTGTGAACTCGAACAGGCACTTAGTGTCACTCAATCCGCAGTATCGCACGGGCTTCGAACCCTCAGGCAGCTTGACCTCGTACGGGTCAGAAGGGAAGGAAAATTTACAATTTATTATATTGCAGACGAGCACGTCAGCATACTAATTGAAATGTGCCTCGAACATGTGGAGGAAAAAGCATGA
- a CDS encoding PspC domain-containing protein, whose product MQENPESQEKKVTKKSFFEVPGIAKAESERGTSTKPGGKTDVTSGSGAPLQREEPKKSEFKPQGDLETGYKEESWKKPEDMEEVVESPAFKERKVPDKSDFKAQGELETGYTERSWTKPIDMEGRVIIEPGEKKEEFSREAREKVKEESRKAQEEAGGEKRTTYTMKKRLTKSKKERMLFGVCGGLGEYFGIDPTFIRLAFAALALQGIGIVLYIILAIIMPSGEGYKMISSSGQ is encoded by the coding sequence ATGCAGGAAAATCCCGAATCTCAAGAAAAAAAGGTAACTAAAAAAAGTTTTTTTGAAGTTCCAGGGATAGCTAAAGCCGAATCTGAAAGGGGAACAAGTACGAAACCTGGGGGGAAAACCGACGTGACCAGTGGAAGTGGAGCACCTCTGCAAAGAGAGGAGCCGAAAAAGAGCGAATTCAAACCTCAAGGAGACCTTGAAACTGGCTATAAAGAGGAATCCTGGAAAAAACCTGAAGATATGGAAGAAGTCGTAGAAAGTCCAGCATTCAAAGAGAGAAAAGTTCCGGATAAAAGCGATTTCAAGGCTCAGGGAGAACTTGAGACCGGCTATACTGAGAGATCCTGGACAAAGCCTATAGATATGGAAGGGAGAGTCATTATAGAACCTGGGGAGAAAAAAGAGGAATTTTCTAGAGAAGCTAGAGAAAAGGTCAAAGAAGAATCCAGGAAAGCCCAGGAAGAAGCTGGAGGAGAAAAGCGTACCACCTACACTATGAAAAAGCGCCTGACTAAAAGCAAGAAAGAACGTATGCTCTTCGGAGTCTGTGGGGGGTTGGGTGAGTATTTTGGCATTGACCCTACCTTTATAAGGCTTGCTTTTGCAGCCCTTGCTTTGCAAGGAATTGGTATTGTCCTGTATATTATCCTGGCAATAATTATGCCCTCTGGAGAGGGATATAAAATGATTTCTAGCTCAGGGCAGTAA
- a CDS encoding N-acetyltransferase: protein MIRKARVNDVVVMKQIINTYSKEELMLARSLSEMYENIRDYYVCEIDGEVVGCCALHVVWEDLAEILALAVNPVCARKGIGTKLVSACLEDAKNLGMKEVFALTYVPGFFETLDFKVVDKNSLPRKIWSGCLRCPKFPDCNEIAVMKSVNP from the coding sequence TTGATCAGAAAAGCCAGAGTAAATGACGTAGTTGTAATGAAACAAATCATCAATACTTATTCGAAGGAAGAGCTAATGCTCGCCCGTTCTCTGAGTGAGATGTATGAGAACATCAGGGATTATTACGTCTGTGAGATTGATGGAGAAGTTGTAGGCTGTTGTGCCCTACATGTAGTGTGGGAAGACCTTGCAGAGATACTTGCTCTTGCCGTGAACCCGGTATGTGCAAGAAAAGGAATAGGTACAAAGCTTGTTTCTGCCTGTCTTGAGGATGCTAAAAACCTTGGTATGAAAGAAGTTTTTGCTCTTACTTACGTACCCGGCTTTTTCGAGACTCTGGACTTTAAGGTTGTAGACAAAAACAGCCTTCCTAGAAAGATATGGTCCGGCTGCTTGAGATGCCCTAAGTTTCCGGATTGTAATGAAATTGCTGTTATGAAGTCGGTTAATCCCTGA